One genomic window of Pseudomonadota bacterium includes the following:
- a CDS encoding YitT family protein: MKRLFGLDKISRAQFGVNILLVVIGSIVSATGINAFLVPHKFLSGGVTGISQLLSYVSEPSVATYVLAFNVPIFVMGWFTVGRTFVAGSAIGMLTFSGALYATEWMSTMGWAPEPLLSAIIGGALSGGGTGLVLRANSSHGGMDIVAATIKKRWSVTMGTVSFIVNIVIVSALGAVFGLHVALYTIISYLCSALSLDRVMRGLDTMCGIFVVSADPERIAGLIMEKLGRGVTYLDGEGAYTGRRERVIYCVVTLRQLARVKHYVRSVDPKAFLTVADVNEVSGKGFKQLPV, translated from the coding sequence ATGAAGAGGCTGTTCGGGCTGGACAAGATAAGCAGGGCGCAGTTCGGGGTGAACATCCTGCTGGTCGTGATCGGGTCGATCGTGAGCGCGACGGGCATCAACGCGTTCCTCGTGCCTCACAAATTTCTCTCCGGAGGCGTCACCGGGATCTCGCAGCTGCTCTCGTACGTCTCGGAGCCGTCGGTGGCGACCTATGTGCTCGCCTTCAACGTGCCGATATTCGTCATGGGCTGGTTCACCGTCGGCAGGACGTTCGTGGCGGGCAGCGCCATAGGCATGCTCACGTTCTCCGGCGCGCTCTACGCCACCGAGTGGATGTCGACCATGGGCTGGGCGCCGGAGCCGCTGCTCTCCGCCATCATCGGAGGCGCCCTCTCCGGCGGCGGCACGGGGCTCGTGCTCCGCGCCAACAGCTCGCACGGAGGCATGGACATAGTTGCGGCGACGATCAAGAAGCGCTGGTCCGTGACCATGGGCACGGTCTCGTTCATCGTCAACATCGTCATCGTGAGCGCGCTCGGCGCGGTGTTCGGCCTGCACGTCGCGCTCTACACGATCATCTCCTACCTCTGCTCCGCGCTGTCGCTCGACCGGGTGATGCGCGGCCTGGACACCATGTGCGGCATCTTCGTCGTGAGCGCGGATCCAGAGCGGATCGCGGGGCTCATCATGGAGAAGCTCGGCCGCGGGGTGACCTACCTCGACGGCGAGGGGGCCTACACCGGCCGCCGCGAGCGGGTGATATACTGCGTGGTGACGCTCAGGCAGCTGGCGCGCGTGAAACACTATGTGCGGAGCGTGGACCCGAAGGCGTTCCTCACCGTGGCCGACGTCAACGAGGTCTCCGGCAAGGGGTTCAAGCAGTTGCCGGTTTGA
- a CDS encoding MCE family protein, giving the protein MQLKFRFLQRVVGGFFLLTCVIIVVLLVLVARGQRWFQPYTPYHCYFDRGGGLKAGSSVMIQGLEAGTIRRLNLEDDNRVRVDFEIYRQYADSIREGSKVKLSQPIIGSSRIEVALGAGEGDLIPPRGEIGAEAAGGSGLDELISSANRLVKELEDPEGDLMGTLDNINEFTKALAEKQGSIRMLVEKRKLYDELESAAGHLSSLLASIDDRSPDIQDSIVEARRGISEANKVIAALKKSVFLRGNIKEHLGRDSTLKADGRTR; this is encoded by the coding sequence ATGCAGCTGAAATTCCGATTTCTACAGAGGGTCGTGGGCGGGTTCTTCCTGCTCACCTGCGTAATCATCGTGGTGCTTCTCGTGCTCGTCGCGCGAGGCCAGAGGTGGTTCCAGCCCTACACCCCATATCACTGCTATTTCGACCGCGGCGGCGGGCTCAAGGCGGGGTCGAGCGTCATGATACAGGGGCTCGAGGCGGGCACCATAAGGAGGCTCAACCTCGAGGACGACAACCGCGTGCGGGTGGACTTCGAGATCTACCGGCAGTACGCGGACAGCATAAGGGAGGGAAGCAAGGTCAAGCTCTCCCAGCCGATAATAGGATCGAGCAGGATCGAGGTCGCGCTGGGCGCCGGAGAGGGTGATCTCATCCCGCCGCGCGGCGAGATCGGCGCGGAGGCGGCGGGCGGATCCGGCCTCGACGAGCTGATCTCCTCGGCCAACAGGCTGGTCAAGGAGCTTGAGGACCCCGAGGGCGATCTCATGGGCACTCTCGACAACATAAACGAGTTCACAAAGGCCCTCGCCGAGAAGCAGGGATCCATACGCATGCTGGTCGAGAAGCGGAAGCTCTACGACGAGCTGGAGTCGGCGGCCGGGCACCTGAGCAGCCTGCTCGCGTCGATCGACGACCGATCGCCCGACATCCAGGACTCCATCGTGGAGGCGCGCAGGGGGATATCGGAGGCCAACAAGGTGATCGCGGCGCTCAAGAAGAGCGTCTTCCTGCGCGGCAACATAAAGGAGCATCTGGGCCGGGACTCGACGCTGAAGGCGGACGGGAGGACGAGGTGA
- a CDS encoding ATP-binding cassette domain-containing protein → MRFSIEINDVTFAYEGCQPTFSGITATLKQGEVVGLVAAVGGGKSTFLKLCAGLLPPTSGEVVIEGKRFWALSEMEQNALRRRMGFDFQEGALIANMTVFQNLGMPMVYHGRGTRAEIKAEVDGWLALMRMDRYWNMLPAALSAGLRRRVSYIRAMMTDGAYFFWDEPTEGGDELHSRRVTEAIAEKKKAGRGSLVSTQDLSFLASVADRVLVLRDGRICYDGPLKGGKIPVESELKGMVKGTAEAEKLRSQKG, encoded by the coding sequence ATGCGCTTCTCAATCGAGATCAACGATGTGACCTTTGCCTACGAGGGCTGCCAGCCCACGTTCTCCGGCATCACCGCGACACTCAAGCAGGGCGAGGTGGTGGGGCTCGTCGCCGCGGTGGGCGGAGGCAAGAGCACGTTCTTGAAGCTGTGCGCGGGGCTTCTCCCCCCCACCTCCGGCGAGGTCGTGATCGAAGGCAAAAGATTCTGGGCGCTTTCCGAAATGGAGCAGAACGCCCTCAGGCGCCGTATGGGTTTCGACTTCCAGGAGGGGGCGCTCATCGCGAACATGACGGTCTTTCAGAACCTCGGGATGCCGATGGTCTATCACGGCAGGGGGACGAGGGCCGAGATCAAGGCCGAGGTCGACGGGTGGCTCGCCCTCATGCGCATGGACAGATACTGGAACATGCTCCCGGCCGCGCTCTCCGCCGGCCTCAGGCGCCGGGTCTCCTATATCAGGGCCATGATGACCGACGGCGCATACTTCTTCTGGGACGAGCCCACCGAGGGCGGGGACGAGCTCCACTCACGCAGGGTGACCGAGGCCATCGCCGAGAAGAAAAAGGCCGGCCGCGGGTCGCTGGTCTCCACGCAGGACCTCTCTTTCCTGGCAAGTGTCGCCGACAGGGTCCTCGTCCTCAGGGATGGCAGGATATGCTACGACGGCCCCCTGAAGGGCGGGAAGATCCCGGTTGAATCGGAGTTGAAGGGGATGGTAAAAGGAACTGCAGAAGCTGAGAAGCTGAGAAGCCAGAAGGGCTGA
- a CDS encoding ABC transporter permease has product MSLLERTGIAVWRPLDSAIEMATLLTEAFRTAWRERGPSDGIILDVTLRQIYFTGIQALKIVTVVALLLGGAVIIEAFTQLPRVGGESVIGSILVVVVVRELGPILTAIIVIGRSGTAISTEIGYMMVNNEMQAISMMGINPLRAIVLPRIIGVAAAIACLSFYFNIVALFGGYAFARFIVQYPFHRYVSDLSGALGFWDVAVSGIKCLVFGVIVAVVCCRRGFSVRFSFTEIPQATTGAVVTCLYLCFAVNMVITAFFYI; this is encoded by the coding sequence ATGTCGCTTCTCGAGCGAACGGGGATTGCGGTCTGGCGGCCTCTCGACTCCGCGATCGAGATGGCCACGCTCCTCACGGAGGCATTCCGCACCGCGTGGCGCGAGCGCGGCCCGAGCGACGGGATAATCCTCGACGTCACCCTCCGCCAGATCTACTTCACCGGCATCCAGGCCCTGAAAATAGTAACGGTCGTGGCCCTGCTCCTGGGGGGCGCGGTCATCATCGAGGCGTTCACGCAGCTCCCCAGGGTAGGCGGAGAGTCGGTCATAGGCAGCATACTCGTGGTCGTGGTGGTCCGCGAGCTCGGCCCCATCCTCACCGCAATAATCGTCATCGGCCGCTCCGGCACTGCGATATCCACCGAGATCGGCTACATGATGGTGAACAACGAGATGCAGGCGATCTCGATGATGGGCATAAACCCCCTGCGGGCGATCGTGCTGCCGCGCATCATCGGGGTCGCGGCCGCCATAGCGTGCCTGTCGTTCTACTTCAACATCGTGGCCCTATTCGGCGGCTACGCCTTCGCGCGCTTCATAGTCCAGTACCCGTTTCACCGCTACGTTTCGGACCTGTCGGGCGCGCTGGGGTTCTGGGACGTGGCGGTCAGCGGCATCAAGTGCCTCGTCTTCGGGGTCATAGTGGCCGTGGTCTGCTGCAGGCGCGGCTTTTCCGTCCGCTTCTCGTTCACCGAGATACCGCAGGCCACCACCGGCGCCGTGGTGACGTGCCTGTATCTGTGCTTCGCGGTCAACATGGTCATAACCGCGTTTTTCTATATTTGA
- a CDS encoding nucleotidyl transferase AbiEii/AbiGii toxin family protein gives MHEKVLPKGSLALLNGLEGADPSFIRGWVLAEGTGLALRLGHRVSEDFDFFRTDEFSVEAVHGLFKKAGAYETLQESERTLTVLARGVKVSFFQIPDPFIFAVEPYRGFSIADIRDIALMKLIAVSGRGSRKDFIDLYFILKGNPTLTEYFGLLSKKYAKGRANAYHILKSLTYFDDAEAEPMPRMLAPFEWKECKAFFVRQAHSIVLPGK, from the coding sequence ATGCACGAAAAGGTCCTTCCAAAGGGGAGCCTGGCACTCCTGAACGGGCTCGAAGGGGCGGACCCCTCGTTCATTCGCGGGTGGGTGCTCGCCGAAGGCACGGGGCTTGCGCTCAGGCTCGGACACCGCGTCTCCGAGGACTTCGACTTCTTCCGCACGGACGAGTTCTCCGTCGAGGCGGTGCACGGTCTCTTTAAAAAGGCGGGGGCCTATGAAACGCTCCAGGAGTCTGAGCGCACGCTCACGGTCCTCGCGCGAGGGGTCAAGGTGTCCTTCTTTCAAATACCCGATCCGTTCATATTCGCTGTTGAGCCGTACAGAGGGTTTTCCATTGCCGATATCCGCGACATCGCCCTGATGAAGCTGATCGCGGTCTCGGGGAGGGGCAGCAGGAAGGACTTCATCGACCTGTATTTCATCCTGAAGGGAAATCCGACGCTCACGGAATACTTCGGCCTGCTCTCGAAGAAATACGCGAAGGGACGCGCGAACGCGTACCACATACTCAAGAGCCTCACGTATTTCGACGATGCGGAGGCGGAGCCGATGCCCCGGATGCTTGCGCCCTTCGAGTGGAAGGAGTGCAAGGCGTTCTTCGTCAGGCAGGCGCATTCAATAGTGCTTCCCGGAAAATAG
- a CDS encoding helix-turn-helix transcriptional regulator yields the protein MDDGSLSGEIRKRRQELGLSLADLARRVGTSAAAISRYEGGWQRFEVETLRKIAVALGCRLNIDLKPVELRRKRVSAGIAAAQLKGLFWDHDLTAGDFKRHPRWITERVLEYGSLEDVRTLVALMGRHVFLKLVAESRLTTGRTERFWRAMLEMEGVECTKRSFQRGAWHS from the coding sequence ATGGATGACGGCAGTCTGTCAGGGGAGATCAGGAAGAGGAGGCAGGAGCTGGGGCTTTCGCTCGCAGATCTTGCCCGGCGCGTGGGCACCTCTGCAGCCGCGATATCGCGCTACGAGGGGGGCTGGCAGCGCTTCGAGGTGGAAACCCTGAGAAAGATCGCAGTTGCCCTCGGCTGCAGATTGAACATAGATCTTAAGCCCGTTGAGCTCCGGCGGAAAAGGGTGAGCGCCGGCATCGCAGCGGCGCAGCTGAAGGGTCTCTTCTGGGATCACGACCTGACTGCGGGCGATTTCAAGAGGCACCCGAGGTGGATAACGGAGCGGGTCCTCGAGTACGGATCGCTCGAGGATGTCAGGACACTCGTCGCGCTGATGGGGAGGCACGTTTTTTTGAAACTGGTTGCGGAGAGCCGTCTGACGACCGGAAGGACCGAGCGGTTCTGGCGGGCGATGCTGGAGATGGAGGGGGTTGAATGCACGAAAAGGTCCTTCCAAAGGGGAGCCTGGCACTCCTGA
- a CDS encoding MMPL family transporter: MRARFFRFIAHIAARHARKIIAVAVALTIAAGAYAAATLRLNANLDDLVSEELEYHRRYIEFLEEFGDEEYLYVVVDSKGDMPQAKRFVEALAGRVEKIPDLKEIIFRIDNPALERNFLLYMTPDQLSALRAMVTDGPFSVRRIAGWKDISELFAALADRIGGPVSTADEAELAQGFTFIDGLIDDIARAIEREAPYSSRLQELFFGDGETFDTDGFYRNGDLLFLLIMPAKDFTTMEVIERPLADIRAAIAKTRAEFPGIDAGLTGRPVLAADEIETSNRDMNWATAIAILLVGAVFIFFFRSLSRPLLAMASLVMGIAWTFGLVALLYGTLNLLSVVFSIILVGATIEYAIHVVARYQEELARDGDPAAAMARALALMGPADATSALTTAAAFLTITWTDFTALAQLGVIASSGILLCLAAMLLVLPAMIIARDRGRAPGALRRVRPFALPHIGLLYRRPGLLFAAAAAITAVSIPLALRVGFDNNLLNLQARGLESVKYEHLILEKSGETTWFARAVAGSIAQSHRMAGAFERLPSVRRVDDVERILPEGQGEKIEAVRKIAPAFEGVSFKPASGKVDERRLAFELGRLAGGLDSLQEQAFSAGRVDAVEELDRFSSKIRSLVSALSGADAQALARLGRFQGDFLGDLHKNLEILATGMDPVTIEIKDLPADVVGRFVSPKGRYGLFIYPAENIWDPAALAKFVDEIRGVDESVTGTPIEVHESARLMRETFLRSAALAFLVICLLVWIDFRSLRASLLAVMPLAVGVLWLLGVMGATGVPFNMANFFAIPIIIGIGVDFGVQLAHRLRQERSFAAMGSATGKAVVLTAAANAIGFGTMVFAHHRGIASLGLIMAAGCVSCLAAALVAMPPVAKWLKWGGES, translated from the coding sequence ATGCGGGCACGGTTCTTCAGGTTCATAGCGCACATTGCGGCGAGGCATGCGCGCAAGATCATCGCGGTCGCGGTCGCGCTGACGATCGCGGCCGGGGCGTATGCGGCGGCGACTCTCAGGCTCAACGCTAACCTCGACGACCTGGTCTCCGAGGAGCTCGAGTACCACCGCCGCTACATCGAGTTTCTCGAGGAGTTCGGCGACGAGGAGTACCTCTACGTGGTCGTGGACTCGAAGGGGGACATGCCCCAGGCGAAGAGGTTCGTCGAGGCGCTCGCAGGCCGCGTGGAGAAGATCCCGGACCTCAAGGAGATAATCTTCCGCATCGACAACCCGGCGCTGGAGCGCAACTTCCTGCTCTACATGACGCCCGATCAGCTCTCCGCGCTTCGCGCCATGGTGACCGACGGCCCCTTCTCGGTGCGCAGGATCGCGGGCTGGAAAGACATCTCCGAGCTCTTCGCCGCGCTGGCCGATCGGATCGGAGGCCCGGTCTCGACCGCCGACGAGGCGGAGCTCGCGCAGGGGTTCACGTTCATCGACGGGCTCATCGACGACATCGCTCGCGCGATCGAGCGGGAGGCGCCCTATTCCTCGAGGCTGCAGGAGCTCTTCTTCGGCGACGGCGAGACGTTCGACACCGACGGGTTCTACCGCAACGGCGACCTGCTCTTCCTTCTCATCATGCCGGCCAAGGACTTCACGACGATGGAGGTGATAGAGAGGCCGCTGGCCGACATCAGGGCCGCGATCGCCAAGACGCGGGCGGAGTTCCCGGGGATCGACGCGGGGCTCACCGGACGCCCGGTGCTGGCCGCCGACGAGATCGAGACCTCGAACCGCGACATGAACTGGGCCACCGCGATCGCGATCCTGCTCGTGGGCGCGGTCTTCATCTTCTTCTTCCGCAGCCTCTCGCGGCCGCTCCTGGCCATGGCGTCGCTCGTCATGGGGATAGCGTGGACATTCGGGCTGGTCGCCCTTCTCTACGGCACCCTCAATCTGCTGTCCGTCGTCTTCTCCATAATACTCGTGGGCGCCACGATAGAGTACGCGATACACGTCGTGGCCCGCTATCAGGAGGAGCTCGCGCGCGACGGCGACCCGGCCGCCGCCATGGCGCGGGCGCTGGCGCTCATGGGGCCGGCCGACGCGACCAGCGCGCTCACCACCGCGGCCGCGTTCCTCACGATCACCTGGACCGACTTCACCGCGCTCGCGCAGCTGGGCGTGATCGCCTCGTCGGGCATCCTCCTCTGCCTCGCAGCCATGCTGCTGGTGCTGCCCGCGATGATAATCGCGCGCGACCGTGGGCGGGCGCCGGGGGCCCTGAGAAGGGTGAGGCCCTTCGCGCTCCCGCACATCGGCCTCCTGTACAGGAGGCCCGGGCTCCTCTTCGCAGCCGCGGCCGCGATCACCGCGGTCTCGATCCCTCTCGCGCTGCGGGTCGGCTTCGACAACAACCTGCTCAACCTGCAGGCGCGCGGGCTCGAGTCGGTGAAGTACGAGCACCTCATACTGGAGAAGTCGGGCGAGACCACGTGGTTCGCGCGCGCGGTGGCAGGCTCGATCGCTCAGTCTCACCGCATGGCCGGGGCGTTCGAGCGTCTACCCTCGGTCAGGCGGGTCGACGACGTTGAGCGGATACTGCCCGAGGGGCAGGGGGAGAAGATCGAGGCGGTGCGGAAGATCGCGCCGGCGTTCGAGGGGGTCTCTTTCAAACCCGCGTCGGGCAAGGTCGACGAGCGCAGGCTCGCCTTCGAGCTCGGCAGGCTCGCGGGCGGCCTCGATTCGCTGCAGGAGCAGGCGTTCAGCGCCGGCCGCGTTGACGCGGTGGAGGAGCTCGACAGGTTCTCCTCAAAGATAAGGTCTCTCGTCTCTGCGCTGAGCGGGGCGGACGCACAGGCGCTGGCGAGGCTAGGCAGGTTCCAGGGCGATTTCCTCGGCGACCTCCACAAAAATCTCGAAATCCTGGCCACTGGGATGGACCCCGTGACGATCGAGATCAAGGACCTGCCCGCCGACGTCGTGGGCAGGTTCGTCTCGCCCAAGGGCCGCTACGGCCTCTTCATATATCCGGCCGAGAACATCTGGGACCCCGCGGCGCTGGCGAAGTTCGTCGACGAGATACGGGGGGTGGACGAGTCGGTCACAGGGACCCCGATCGAGGTGCACGAGTCGGCGCGGCTCATGCGCGAGACGTTCCTCCGCTCCGCGGCGCTCGCGTTCCTGGTCATCTGCCTGCTCGTGTGGATCGACTTCCGGTCGCTGCGCGCCTCGCTGCTCGCGGTCATGCCGCTGGCGGTCGGGGTGCTGTGGCTGCTCGGCGTCATGGGCGCGACCGGGGTGCCGTTCAACATGGCCAACTTCTTCGCGATCCCGATCATCATAGGCATAGGCGTGGACTTCGGCGTGCAGCTGGCGCACCGCCTGCGCCAGGAGCGCTCGTTCGCGGCCATGGGGTCGGCCACCGGCAAGGCGGTCGTGCTCACCGCGGCGGCGAACGCAATCGGCTTCGGCACCATGGTCTTCGCGCATCACCGCGGCATCGCGAGCCTGGGCCTCATCATGGCAGCCGGCTGCGTCTCGTGCCTCGCCGCCGCGCTCGTGGCCATGCCGCCGGTGGCGAAGTGGCTCAAGTGGGGAGGTGAATCATGA